A part of Numenius arquata chromosome 2, bNumArq3.hap1.1, whole genome shotgun sequence genomic DNA contains:
- the BICRAL gene encoding BRD4-interacting chromatin-remodeling complex-associated protein-like, with translation MDDDDDESCLLDLIGDPQALNYFLHGPSSKSSNEDLTNAEYSVANSNSIFANSNNTDPKSSVKGVSGQLGEGPSDGLQLSSSLQFLEDELVSSPLPDLTEDQPFDILQKSLQEANITEQTLAEEAYLDASVGSSQQFAQAQLHPSSSASFTQASNVSNYSGQTLQPIGVTQVVQQPVGASFASNTVGVQHGFMQHVGISVPSQHLSNSSQISGSGQIQLIGSFNNQPSMMTINNLDGSQIILKGNGQQTPANMSSGLLVHRQTPNGNSLFGNSNSSPVAQPVTVPFNSTNFQTSLPVHNIIIQRGLAPNSNKVPINIQPKPIQMGQQTAYNVNNLGIQQHHVQQGIPFASANSPQSSVVGPHMSVNIVNQQNTRKSVTPQTVSNAGGSIVIHSPMGQPHAPQNQFLIPTSLSVNSNSVHHVQAINGQLLQTQPSQLVPSQVSAEHVMLNRNSTNMLRANQSYSGQMLNNQNTAVQLVSGQTFTASGNQVIVNHGTSQIVGGQVPLQQASPTVLHLSPSQANVSQGRSNFTTMSPGQSTVSNMSTSNRFAVASSSGSVHPSLGPSVQSVASGGNFTGDQLTQNRTQVPVSASHRLPASSSKSASTFSHTSIGVTQQQFAFGQKKAMSQTSPVSASKTQDNLRQPQLTSLLSNTLSGQDSGGKIVQQSLGTVQPQEKVIGSSAVQQSIQVDGHLVGQKRPAAKQLTKGAFILQQLQKDQVHAVTPDKSRFRSLNDAVQRLLSYHVCQGSLPTEEDLRKVDSEFESVATQLLKRTQAMLNKYRCLLIEDAMRINPSAEMVMIDRMFNQEERASLTRDKRLALVDPDGYQADFCCSAKQFDKTAEEAQSSKTDHQSSKTLPSRSQTTKTQARDRPKSSSAESTNHSKLPLVPNNVLTSQEGIASTKKSESLTKALKFEKANCSSESQYMALSEEKVAGKDLAKSTENSSSSEDLSKTVSRGGHGTHNKISRNTVQSFSKVTCNNSLQDKTLRSSPKNEVLHPDNRKGSGEPQQDLLLSKSLETTFKNILELKKAGRQPQNEATSSGSVELEFPNFSPIASQENCLEKFIPDHSEGVVETDSILEAAVNSILEC, from the exons ATGGATGATGACGATGATGAATCCTGTCTCCTTGATCTTATTGG GGACCCACAGGCGCTGAATTATTTTCTACATGGACCTAGTAGTAAATCT AGCAATGAAGACTTGACAAATGCAGAATATTCTGTAGCCAACTCAAATTCAATTTTCGCCAACTCCAAC AACACTGATCCTAAGTCATCTGTAAAAGGTGTAAGCGGTCAGCTTGGAGAGGGGCCTAGTGATGGACTGCAGCTGTCCAGTAGCCTTCAGTTTCTTGAAGATGAACTTGTGTCTTCTCCTTTACCTGATCTTACTGAGGATCAGCCTTTTGATATTCTTCAGAAGTCCTTGCAGGAGGCCAATATTACTGAACAGACTTTGGCAGAAGAGGCATATTTGGATGCCAGTGTAGGTTCCAGCCAACAGTTTGCACAAGCTCAGCTTCATCCTTCTTCATCAGCATCCTTTACTCAGGCTTCTAATGTTTCTAATTACTCAGGTCAGACGTTGCAACCTATAGGAGTTACTCAAGTGGTACAGCAACCTGTTGGAGCATCTTTTGCAAGCAATACAGTCGGTGTGCAACATGGCTTTATGCAACATGTCGGAATTAGTGTTCCCAGCCAGCATTTGTCTAACAGCAGCCAGATTAGTGGTTCTGGGCAGATACAGTTAATTGGTTCATTTAATAATCAACCTTCCATGATGACCATTAATAACCTCGATGGATCTCAGATTATACTGAAAGGCAATGGTCAGCAAACACCTGCAAACATGAGTAGTGGCCTCTTGGTTCATAGACAAACTCCAAATGGTAACTCACTGTTTGGTAACTCAAATTCAAGTCCAGTAgcacaacctgtaaccgttccaTTTAATAGCACAAATTTTCAGACATCATTGCCTGTCCATAATATCATCATTCAAAGGGGTTTGGCACCAAACTCCAACAAAGTTCCTATTAATATCCAACCAAAGCCTATCCAGATGGGTCAGCAGACTGCTTACAACGTGAATAACTTGGGAATACAGCAACATCACGTGCAGCAAGGGATTCCGTTTGCTTCTGCAAACTCACCTCAGAGTTCAGTAGTTGGTCCTCATATGTCTGTTAATATTGTTAATCaacaaaatacaagaaaatcAGTTACACCTCAGACAGTTAGCAATGCTGGAGGTAGTATTGTTATCCATTCTCCTATGGGACAGCCTCATGCACCTCAAAACCAGTTTCTCATACCTACAAGTTTGTCTGTTAATTCTAATTCAGTTCATCATGTCCAGGCCATAAATGGACAACTTCTTCAGACTCAGCCTTCCCAGCTGGTTCCTAGCCAAGTGTCTGCTGAGCATGTAATGCTCAACAGGAACTCGACAAACATGCTAAGAGCCAACCAGTCGTATTCAGGACAGATGCTGAATAATCAGAACACAGCTGTTCAGCTTGTTTCTGGCCAGACATTCACAGCGTCTGGAAACCAAGTTATAGTAAATCATGGAACTTCACAAATTGTTGGCGGACAGGTGCCACTGCAGCAGGCATCACCAACAGTGTTACATTTGTCACCCAGTCAAGCAAATGTTTCTCAAGGTAGATCGAATTTTACTACGATGTCACCTGGGCAGTCTACTGTCTCGAATATGTCAACTTCTAATCGATTTGCTGTTGCGAGTTCTTCTGGTTCAGTACATCCTAGCTTGGGACCATCAGTTCAGTCTGTTGCATCAGGAGGAAACTTTACTGGAGATCAGCTCACGCAGAACAGAACTCAAGTTCCCGTCAGTGCATCACATCGTCTTCCAGCATCCTCTTCCAAATCTGCCAGCACCTTTAGTCACACGTCAATTGGAGTAACACAACAACAGTTTGCCTTTGGTCAG AAAAAAGCTATGAGCCAGACATCACCGGTTTCTGCATCGAAGACACAGGATAATTTGAGACAACCTCAGCTAACAAGTCTTCTGAGCAACACACTATCAG GACAGGACTCTGGAGGAAAAATTGTACAACAATCTCTAGGAACCGTACAGCCACAAGAAAAAGTAATAGGATCATCAGCAGTTCAACAGAGTATACag GTGGATGGTCATTTAGTTGGACAGAAAAGGCCTGCTGCTAAACAGTTAACTAAAGGAGCTTT TATTCTACAGCAATTACAGAAGGATCAAGTGCATGCTGTGACACCAGATAAAAGTCGGTTCAGATCATTAAATGATGCAGTTCAGAGACTCCTTTCATACCATGTGTGCCAGGGATCACTGCCAACAGAGGAAGACTTAAGAAAAg TGGACAGTGAATTTGAATCTGTAGCTACACAGCTTCTGAAGAGGACACAAGCTATGCTGAACAAATACAGATGTTTGCTTATAGAAGATGCAATG CGGATAAATCCCTCTGCAGAAATGGTTATGATTGATAGGATGTTTAATCAGGAAGAAAGGGCATCTCTGACCCGGGATAAGCGTCTTGCACTAGTGGATCCTG ATGGTTATCAGGCCGATTTTTGTTGTTCTGCCAAACAATTTGATAAAACAGCTGAAGAAGCACAGTCCAGCAAAACTGACCATCAGTCTAGCAAAACATTACCTTCTCGAAGTCAGACTACCAAAACCCAAGCCAGAGACCGACCAAAATCCAGCTCAGCAGAGTCCACAAATCACAGTAAACTTCCTCTAGTGCCTAACAACGTTCTGACATCGCAAGAAGGAATAGCCTCTACTAAAAAATCGGAGAGCCTCACTAAAGCTTTAAAGTTTGAGAAAGCTAATTGTTCTTCTGAAAGCCAATACATGGCCCTTTCTGAAGAAAAGGTGGCTGGGAAAGATCTTGCCAAGTCCACTGAGAATTCTTCAAGTTCTGAAGACTTGTCAAAAACTGTGTCAAGAGGCGGTCATGGAACACACAATAAAATATCAAGGAACACAGTTCAATCTTTCTCAAAGGTAACGTGTAATAATTCCCTCCAAGACAAAACTCTGAGGAGCTCTCCAAAGAATGAGGTTTTACATCCTGATAACAGGAAAGGCTCTGGTGAACCCCAGCAAGACTTACTGCTCAGTAAGAGTTTAGAAACTACGTTTAAAAACATCTTGGAACTTAAAAAAGCTGGGAGACAGCCACAAAACGAGGCGACAAGTAGCGGCTCGGTTGAGTTAGAATTTCCTAATTTTTCACCTATTGCTTCACAGGAAAACTGCCTGGAAAAATTTATTCCAGACCACAGTGAAGGTGTTGTAGAAACTGACTCTATTTTAGAAGCAGCTGTAAATAGTATCTTAGAGTGTTAA